AACGGCGGCCGTAACTATAACGGTCCTAAGGTAGCGAAATTCCTTGTCGATTAAATATCGACCTGCATGAATGGCGTAACGAGATGGGAGCTGTCTCGAAGAGGGATCCAGTGAAATTGTAGTGGAGGTGAAAATTCCTCCTACCCGCGGCAAGACGGAAAGACCCCGTGGACCTTTACTACAGCTTGACACTGCTATTGGGATAAAAATGTGCAGGATAGGTGGGAGGCTTTGATCCATAGACGCCAGTTTATGGTGAGCCATTGTTGAGATACCACTCTTTTTTATTCTGATAGCTAACTAGCTTGAGTTATCCTCAAGTAGGACAATGTCTGGTGGGTAGTTTGACTGGGGCGGTCGCCTCCCAAAATGTAACGGAGGCTTACAAAGGTTGGCTCAGAACGGTTGGAAATCGTTCGTAGAGTATAAAGGCATAAGCCAGCTTAACTGCGAGACATACACGTCAAGCAGAGACGAAAGTCGGTCTTAGTGATCCGGTGGTTCTGTGTGGAAGGGCCATCGCTCAAAGGATAAAAGGTACCCCGGGGATAACAGGCTGATCTCCCCCAAGAGCTCACATCGACGGGGAGGTTTGGCACCTCGATGTCGGCTCATCGCATCCTGGGGCTGGAGCAGGTCCCAAGGGTATGGCTGTTCGCCATTTAAAGCGGTACGCGAGCTGGGTTCAGAACGTCGTGAGACAGTTCGGTCCCTATCTGCCGTGGGCGCAAGAAGATTGAGGAGAGTTGACCCTAGTACGAGAGGACCGGGTCGAACCAACCACTGGTGTACGAGTTGTTCTGCCAAGAGCACCGCTCGGTAGCTATGTTGGGATGTGATAACTGCTGAAAGCATCTAAGCAGGAAGCCAACTCCAAGATGAATCTTCTTTTAAGAGCTCATATAGACTATGTGTTTGATAGGCTGGGTGTGTAATGGATGAAAGTCCTTTAGCTGACCAGTACTAATAGCTCGTCTGCTTATCTTTTTATAAGCATCACTTCCTTGTTAAGGATAAAAACTTAATAAGATATGTTTTTGCAAAACTTTGTTTATGACTTTTAACTTTATCAAGTAGTGTTAAATAAGAGATTTATCTAATATATCTTTTATTTAACACTGCCCGTGACTATACAGACGAGGAAACGCCTTGCTCCATCTCGAACCAAGAAGCTAAGCTCGTCCTGGCTGATGATACTCTCCCTTACTGGGATGTTGGAAAAGTAGGTCGTTGCGGGCTTTGTTAATTTTAATCTTCTTTATCTAAGCAATCTTCTTTTAATATTATTTCTTAATTTATAACAAAATATCAAATCTTACATTTATTTATTTTTTAAATAATCAGACTTTTTATCTCTATGTTTATAAATATCTTTTAGTTTATGCTTTTATACAAGTGTTGACTAAAAACACCAAATATGATAGACTCCAAACCCAAATTTACCCAAAAAGGACAAAAATGAAAAAGATTATATTCTCACTATTAGCAGCAGCTTCTACATTACTAGCAGCCATAAATTTAAACACCGCCACAAAAGAAGAGTTAATGAGTTTAGATGGTATAGGATCTTCAAAGGCAGATGCAATAATAGAGTATAGAAAAGCAAATAAATTTAACTCAATAGAAGATATAAAAAATGTAAATGGTATAGGCGATAAGACATTTGAAAATTTAAAATCAGATATATCAGTATCAGGCACTACAAAAATAGACGACACAAAATCTAAAATAAAATCTAAAAAAGATGAGATAAAAGAAAAGGTAAGCAAAAAGAGTGATGAAGTAAAAGAGAAAAAAGATAGTGCTAAAGATGATAGTATAAAAGAGATAAAAGATAAGAAAGAAAGCCTAAAAGATAAAGCAGAGAAAAAGAGTAAAGCTAAAAAAGAGAAGAGCAAAGAGTAATAAATCTAGAAATTTATAAAAATTCTTACATAAAGTATATAAAAATAGTTAGGAGCGCATAGCGTTCCTAATAAATAAAATAGATTGGTTTTTTATATATCAGCCTACTTTTTAAATTCTATAACTTAGTTTGCCTGTTTTTTAAATTTTATAAATTAATAAGTTCATCTAATAGATCTTGTAAAGTAATACTCCTTAAACTATCCTCTAAAGCTTCTTGTGCTTTTAGGAGGGGAGGGGTTAAGGATTTTAGGGTGTTAGTTATAGGTGAGAGGGGACTTTAGGTGGGGCAATGTGCAAACTAGTTATAAATTCTGATTTATAAGATTCTCTATTTAATATTTTAAATAAGCTTACTATTGAATATTTTAAATACCTAGTTAAATTTATAAAAAACTCTATTTAGGTAAAGTCCTTCAGCTGGAGCTGGGATACGAGTTAGGGCAGAGCATCCATTAAGTGAAGCATTGATGAGCTCAGCACCATTTTTGATACTTAAGGCTTTAAGTAGATTTGCAACCATGAGCCGTACTTGAGCGCGTAAAAAGCCATTCGCTTTAAAAACTATGATAGTTTGGTTTTTGTATTCATAACAAAATGCCTTAAAAATTTCTCGCACTGGACTTTTTGTATCACTTCCTGTTTTCATATAGGAGCTAAAATCATGCTCGCCAACAAAATTAGATAAAATTTCATTTGCTTTTTTGATATCAAATTTTGGCAAAAAGACTTTATAGTTTGAGCTAAAAACATCAAATTCTCCATGATCTATAATGTATCTATAAGACCTTGCTACGGCATCAAACCTTGCTTGAAAATTTTCATCAACCAAATTTATATGTTTTATATGAATATTTGGATGCGCATGGCGGTTGATTAGCTCTTTTAAGTGCTCTAAATTTTTAAAATGATCGCCACAAATTACGCTTGAGCTTTGATTGATCGCATGGACGTTTTTGTCTGTACGTGAGCTAGAGACTATTTTTTCAAATATTCCAACGTGAGCTAGAGCGCATGAAAGCTCATCTTCTACGCCATTTTCATGTGGCTGAGTTTGCGAGCCTTGAAATTTGGAGCCATCGTAGCTATAAATTAGTTGGATTTTCATTAGTATCTTCGCATGATCTTGGCTTTAAAAAGCAAAATTCCTGTCAACAAAAAGACAAAAAATATGAGTGGAATCGCAAAAGCTGGCTTTGATGAAAATAGCATTATGAGTGTAAAATACCCAAATAAAACGCCAAATGTCCCAACATAAACCATGCCCTTTTCATATCTATAAGTAACGATGCCAAAGCTTATGGCAAAAAGTGTACTGGCAAGTGGAAATAGCGCAACAAGCACATATGTGCTAAGGTCTTTTCTTCTTTTTTCACTACTATTTGCCTCCGTCCAGTACTCTTTTATACTGCCTATATCGCTTATCTCTTCACTTTGGGCAGTCCTTATTTTCATGGATTTGAAGTTGCTTTGATGATAAATTTCATCTTTTATGTCATACATTTTTCCATCTACTAAAGAGAGTTCGATGCTTTGATTTGTATTAGTGATCTTTGCATTTTTAGCAGTGATTAAGCGTTGGGAGTCTTTAATGTAAGGATTAAACATCACAATATCTTTATAAGTAGTGCCGTTGTTATCTTGCATTTCACTGCCCACATAGACCATCCAGTCAGAGAATTTTTGTCCAAACTGAGTTGGCTTTAAATTTAGCTTTGCGACAGTCTTTTTATAATCAATAAAATTTGCATTTAGCTGTGCGGCTATTGGTATCATTATGGTAGCAATTACAAGTAGAGCAGTGCTTAAAAATGCTGAAAATATTAAGAAAAATTTAGCAATCTTATTTGGTGAGCCACCAAGCGTAAAAATAACGATACTTTCATTCTCTTTTGATAATCTAAAAAGAGTCATCGCAAGTGATACAAAAAATGCGATAGGCACGACAAAAAGTAGTACGCGTGGAAGCATAAATGAGTAGAGTTTAAAAAGCTCACCAAAGCTGATCTCAATGTAAGAAGTGATGCGCGCGATCTGGATGAAAAACACGATCGACATGATCAAAAAAAGCGTACTAAATAGCGACGCAAAAGTCCCTAGGAAGTTAAACAAAAGATATCTGTTCACTCTACTCATAAATAAACCTTAAAATTTCTAAAATTTGCTCTTTAAAAGCGTATGTAATAAGTAATCCAAGACTTAAAAACGGCACAAAAGCCAGCTCGTAGCTCTTTTTGTGAACGAGCGCATAGACTGGAAGTGTAAGAAGCGCTGCAAGATAGATCGCCACTAGAGCCAGTTTGACTGACAAGATAGCTCCGATGATCGCTGCTATAAAGATATCTGCGCTACCCATCGCTTCTTTTTTTATGGCAAGGCTTACGACAAATCTAAGCGCCCAAAAGATAAATGCAAAAAGGAATAAATTTAAAATCTGGGCAAAATTTCCTTTAAATATAAAAAGCATCAGAGCGTAGATAAATGCGAAAAATAGCGCCGCAAAAAGAAGCGGATCTGGCACAGCTTTATATCTTATGTCTATGACGCTAAGAGCTAGTAGCATAATAAAGCAAAGCCCTAAAAATAGCGCATAAAGCAAGGTTTCTACGCTTAAAATTTCGCCGCACTCTTTAAAAAAACAGATCAGAAAAAGTATCCCAGAAACTAGCTCGATTGCTGGATAGATGAGGCTTATTTTTTGCTTACAAAAGGCGCATTTGCCGCCTAAAAATAGCCACGAAAAAATTGGAACATTGTGATAAAAATTTAGCTTATGATCGCAGTTTGGGCAATGAGAAGCTGGAAAATTTATGCTCTCATTTCGTGGCAAGCGATATATCAGCACATTTGAAAATGAGCCCACGCAGATGCCAAAAACAAAAGCAAAAACGGCAAAAAAGATGACTAAATTATCCATTATCTCGCTAAACTCCGCCAAATCTTCGCTCTATGTTTTTAAATTTGCTAACGATATTTGCAAGCTCATTCTTGCCAAAGTCGGGCCAAAGTGTCGGTGTAAAAAATAGCTCTGCGTAGCTTGCCTGCCAGAGCATGAAATTTGAAAGCCTACTCTCACCACCAGTTCTAATGAGAAGATCCACCGGCTCGCTCTCATCAAGTGCTGCATTTAGGCTCGCATCGTTTATCTCGCAGCCTTCTAAAGTTAGCTTTTTCACAGCTCTAATGATCTCATCTTTTGAGCCGTAGTTTATCGCTAAATTTAATAATAAATTTTTATTCTCTCTTGTAGCGTTTTTGGTGATCTCTATCTCGTTTTTTAGCTCATCGCTAAATGGTGAAATATCGCCGATTGTGTTAAATTTGATCCCATTTTTTATAAAGTCAGCACGCTTTAAAATGAGAAATTTCTTAAGCAAATTCATCAAAAACTCGACCTCTTTTTGTGGTCTTTTCCAGTTTTCAGTACTAAATGCGTAAAGACTTAAAATTTTCACGCCATTATCGATACAAAATTCGCACATATCGCTTACTACATTTGCTCCGGCTTCGTGCCCATTTGTCCGTAAAAATCCACGTTTTTTAGCCCAGCGTCCATTTCCATCCATGATAATAGCAAGGTGGTTTAATTCATTCAATCTTTAGCCTTTTATATCAATAATTTGTTCTTTTTTGCTCCAAAGAGCACTTACATTTTGCACTGTTATGTTGGCGCTAAATTCACTTTTTAACAAGCTAGCTACATTATTAAATGGAGTGGCGATCTCGTATAAAACTTCATCTTTAAATTTAAAAATAAGTGGAGCAAAATTTGAAAATATTAAAAAAATTTTCATATCACTCTCCTCTTTTTTTAGCTGAAAAACGCCGTTTATGCCATTATAAATAAATGGTATATGCACGACATTTTCTTGCAGAGCAAAGAGTATTTTTGCTAGCACTTTCATCTCGTCTTTTGTTTTAGCTTCACTTAAACTTTTAAATAAATAGTCATAAAACCACGATAAATTCTCATTTTCTATCAAATTTTCGATAAGATTTAGCCCATCAGCCAAGATATCTTCGTCTAAAATTCTTGGCTTTTCGTATAAATTTTTTATGACGATATTTTCGCCCTGGCTTTGCACCTCGCCCCAGTATCTCGAGCCTACGTTTAGCTCTTTTGCGCTTTTTGTGTTTAAATTTCTATTTGCGAAATTTAAAATGTATCTGTTAAAACCGATCTTTTGGCTTACCAAGATACTAAGCGGAAGTGACGAATTTATAGCTACTAACGGTGAATTTGCATTTTTTGCTATTTTTTGAATGCGAGAAATTTTCTCTATCATAAATTTGCCGCTAGCTCCACGATATGTCTTGCGATCTCGTCTTTTGTGGCAAGCGGCAGCAAAGTTTCACTATTTTTCGTGATGAAATTTACCTCATTTTGCTCGCTTGCAAAGCCATTTTTCTCACCCAAGATATTTAGACAAACTGCGTCAAGCCCCTTTTGCTCTAGCATTGCTCTAGCGTTTTTGTGTGCGTTCTCACTTGAGATTTCAAGCTTAAAGCCGATCTTTTTACATTTAAACTCTTTTAAGCTTTGCAAAATATCGACATTTCTCTTTAGACTTAAGCTTAAATTTTCGCCAACGTCCTCTTTTTTTATCTTGCCATCAATTTTTGTCGGTACAAAATCACTCACCGCAGCACACATTACAAGCAAATTTGCACTCTCACACTCGCTCTTGCAAAGCTCTAAAAGCTCACTGCTTGAGCTAAATTTAAGGCACTCAAACGGCTCGTTACTAGTTTCAAAGCTAGCAAGCAGTTTTACCTCCGCACCTGCGTAGAAAAAGGCTCTAGCCAAGGCTCTTGCCATCTTGCCACTTGAGAAATTTGTAATGGCTCTAACATCATCTATCTTTTCAGTCGTTGCGCCACCAGTGATCACTACTTTTTTACCTGCAAAAAGAGGCCTACTAAGCCTTTTAATGGCGGCTTCTACTATCACCTCAGGACTCGCAAGACCACCCTTGCCAACGTCACCACAAGCTAGAGTTTTTAAAACCGGCTCAACCACTAAAGCACCGTTTTTCTTTAAAATTTCAAGCGAATTTTGCGTAGCGAAGTGCTCGATCATATTGTTATTTGCAGCCGGAGCTACAACTAAAGGCACGTGTGAGGCGGCGATTAGTGTTTGCATGAAGACATTATCACAGATACCAGCTGTTAGTTTATTTATCGTATTTACAGAGGCTGGAGCGATGAGAACTAGATCCATTTTAGAGTAGGCTATGTGATTTACGCCATCTTGCCAGTTTTGTGTTTGTGAGCTTAAAATTTTATGCTCACTTAGCGCCTCAAAGCCGCTTACACTGCAAAATTCAAGTGCTCCGTCACTTAAAGCCACATAAACATCAGCGCCTTGCTTTTTAAGCAGTGATAAAATTTCGAATGCCTTGTAAAAGGCGATACTGCCGCAAACGGCTATTAAAATCTTCTTATTTTTTAACATCGTCTTTGCCAAAGAATTTCTCAAAAAAGCCGCTTTTGTTCTCTTGTCGAGTTCTGCTAATCGCCAATGCACCGCTTTCAACATCTTTTGTGATAGTGCTTCCTGCTGCGATGATGACGTTATCAGCGATATTTACAGGGGCAACTAGTTGCGTATCTGAGCCAACAAAAACGTTTTTGCCGATTTTGGTTTTGTATTTTGCCTTGCCGTCGTAGTTGCATGTGATAGTGCCACATCCGATATTTGTGCCACTTTCTATCTCGCAGTCGCCAAGATAGCTCAAATGCCCAGCTTTTACGCCGCTCAAAACGCCTTTTTTTATCTCGACGAAATTTCCTATATGTGTGTCAGAAATTTCAGAATTTGGCCTTATATGAGCTAGTGGGCCGATGTCTGAGTTTTTGATGATGCTACTTTCGATCACTGATGAGCTTTTGATGATGCTCTCTGTGATGACGCACTCGCCAAGGATGCTTACGTTTTCTTCTAGCACGCATTCGCCTTCAAATTTAGCTCTGCTGTCTATGAAAATGCTCTCAGGCATGCGCATCAAAACGCCAGCTTTCATCAAATTTTGCTTGATCTCATCTTGCATTATTTTTTCAGCGATACTAAGCTGAAATTTATCATTTATGCCCATGAAATTTTGTTCATTAACATTTACTGCAACGCACTTTAAGCCCTTTTCATTTGCTATTTTTATGGCATCAGTTAGGTAGTACTCTTTTTGCGCGTTTTGGTTGCTTATGAGCGGTAAAATTTGCTCTAGCGCTTCGCGCTTAAAGCAGTAGCAGCCAGCATTTACGCTTTTTATCGCAAGCTGCGCTTCGCTAGCATCTTTTTGCTCGACGATACCTTCAACTTTGCCGTTTTTTATGATGACTCTGCCGTAGCCAAAAGGATTTGCTGCTTCAAATGAGCTCATAACCACGTCCGCTTCAGCATTTGCTAGACGCATTAGATCGGTTGATTTTACAAGAGGCATATCGCCACAAGTTACAAGCACCTTTTCGCCACTTAAATTTACGCTTTTTATCGCTCCAGCAGTACCTGGGAAATTTGTATGATCTTGCTCAAAAATTTTAGTTTGAGGGAAAATTTCTTTTATTTTTTGACTAATTAACTCTTTTTCGTAGTGAAGCACGACGCTAACGTCATTTGTGATCGCATAAGCTTGCTTTAAGATGTGAATGATCATTGGCTCACCGCAAAGTTCAAATAGGACTTTTGGACGTTTTGATTTCATTCTGGTGCCAAGACCAGCCGCTAAAATTATGATTGAAGTATTGTTCATTTTTAAGCCTTTTAACGTTAAAAATTTCGCAGATTGTAGCAAAAAATGCCAAACATTTTTTTTAATTTAACGATTGTTTCAACAAAAAGCTAATAAAATAGCAATTCTTAAGAATTTATAAATAAAGTGAGCTTAAATGGATTTAGGAACCGTCGTCGGCTGGGTTTTGACCCTGGTGCTTTTGTTTGGATCAATGGCGATAGGCGTTGGTATAGGACCATACATCGATATTCCTTCTGTGATGATCGTTTTTGGTGGTACTATCGGCGTTATGATGGTTGGCTTCAAGATGGAGACGCTTAAAGGAATTGGTAAATTTTATGGCATTGCTGTTAAGCCATCAGTCGTAGTAAATTTACCTGAGACTATAAAAAAAATAGTCGATTATTCAACTAAAGCTAGACGTGATGGTATCTTATCGCTCGAAAGCGAAGTAAATAATGAGACAAATCAGTTTTTAAAAAGAGGCCTCTCAATGGCGGTCGATGGCAATGAGCCAGATGCGATTAGAGCGCTTTTAGAGATTGATATCGATCAAACTAGCACAAGACATTCAAATAATATTAAAATTTTTGAGCAAGTCGGCGGTTTTGCGGGTGCTATGGGTATGATCGGAACGCTAATCGGTCTTGTTGCGATGCTTCTTAACATGTCAGATCCTAGTGCGATCGGTCCATCAATGGCGGTTGCCTTGCTTACGACACTTTATGGTGCGATGATAGGTAACATCATAGGTGCGCCTGTGGCAAATATCCTCTCTATTCGCGATGCTGATGAAGCACTTGAAAAACAAGTCGTACTTGAGGGAATCATGTCGATACAAGCAGGTGATAATCCAAGAACGCTTGAAGCTAAACTCTTAGCATTTTTACCACCAAAAGATAGAAAAAGTCAGTTTGAATAATGGGTAAGTTAATAAAACCAGAAGAGTGTCCAAAATGTATGCCTGAGTGGCTAGCTGCTTTTGGCGACCTCATGTCACTTTTGCTTTGTTTTTTCGTTTTATTGCTTTCTATGGCGACAATGGATGCTAAAAAGATGGAGGCTGCCGTTGGCTCACTAGCTGGTGCTTTAAGTGTGCTTGAAGGTGGCGCTAGACCTGAAAATCAGATAGAAAAAGAGACGGATCCAGAAAATACTCGTGCAAAAAAGGTAAGCAAGCAAAAGGGCTCACAAAGTGAGCTAAATATGAATGTTAAAAAGATAAATGAGCTGCTAGCTGCTAGTGGAGCGCCCGAGATTACGATGGAAGAGAGTGAAGATGGCTTTATCGTAAGGCTTCCAGCAGCTATGCTTTTTGATAAGGATAGTGCTGAAATTTCTGGCGAAGATGCGAAGCTATTTTTAAAACGAATAGGCATGATTGTGGCGAAAATGCCTAATGATGTAAAAGCCGATATTATCGGCCATACAGATAATATAGAACCAAGCAAAGACTCAGCTTATAAAAATAACTGGCAGCTCTCAACTGCAAGGGCTTTAAGCGTAGTTGAAGAGTTAATTAACGATGGCGTGCCACAAAATAGAATAATAGCTTCTGGCAAAGCTTCGTTTGATCCGATCGCTAGCAACGGTACAGAAGAGGGTAGAGCTAAGAATAATAGAGTAGAAATTCACTTCATATCGCTTGAGCCAAAAAATAAAGAGGCTACTAAGAAAAGTATCCTTGATATGAGGAATTAGTCGTGAAAGCACTGCTTGCTTTAGCGGTTTTACTTTGCACGGTTTTTGGGGCTGATCCTGCGCTACCAACTATAAATTTAAGTCTAAATTCTCCAACAAATGCCGAGCAACTTGTAAATTCTCTAAACGTTTTACTAATCCTCACCGCACTTGCACTCGCTCCTTCGCTCATTTTTATGATGACAAGTTTTTTAAGGCTTGTTATCGTATTTTCATTTTTACGCCAAGCGATGGGCACGCAACAAGTGCCTCCTTCAACAGTGCTTATCTCGCTTGCGATGGTTCTTACCTTTTTTATCATGGAACCAGTTGGGCAAAAGAGCTATAATGATGGCATAAAGCCTTATATAGCTGAGCAGATAGGTTATGAAGAGATGCTTGATAAAAGCTTAAAGCCATTTAAAGAATTTATGGTAAAAAACACAAGAGAAAAAGACCTTGCACTTTTTTTTAGGATTAGAAATTTACAAAATCCAGCAAATATCGAAGAAATACCGCTAAGTATCGCAATGTCAGCTTTCATGATAAGTGAGCTAAAGACATCTTTTGAGATAGCATTTTTGCTCTATTTGCCATTTCTTGTCATCGACATGGTCGTAAGCTCAGTGCTAATGGCTATGGGTATGATGATGCTTCCTCCTGTCATGATCTCACTACCATTTAAACTGCTCATATTCGTGCTTGTTGATGGCTGGAATTTACTAATAGGAAATCTTGTAAAAAGCTTTCACTAATGAAAAAATTTTTATTCATTTTTTTGCCGGTATTTTTGCTTGGTTCAAATTTAAGCGTGATCGCAAACAAGGCAACGCAAAATGAAATTTCAAAGATCAAAGAGCTTGAGTTAAAAAGAGCAAATTTAAGCGATGAAGCTACGTTAAGCTCATATATGCCAAGCCTTAGCCTAGAGGGCTCATACGGCAAAAATGCAAGCACTTTTCCAAGTGTAGTCGCTAAAGAGTCAGCCGGTGTGCTAGCTAGGATTGATTTTTTGCTTTATGACGGCGGAGCGAGAGAGGCTAGGCTAAAGATGAGCCAGCTTTTAAAAAACAAAGCCGCCATAGCAAGTGATGAAGCCAAAAACTACCTTGCACTTAAGGCTGTAAATTTATACTTTAATGCAGCTGCACTTGAAAATATAATCACAGCCAAGCAGGCTCAAGCAAATTTTTTAAAAGGCGTTTTAGACAAGCTTGAAAAGGCAAACGTTGCAGGCCTTGCCGCAAAAGATGAGCTTGAAAATGTAAGGGCTAAATATTACTTAGCAAATAGCACGCAGCTTGAATATAAAAACAAAATGGAGCAAATCTTAAATGAGATAAATTTGCTAACTGGTGAGCAAATTTTGCCAGTAGCTGGAGCAAAGATGGCTGATATTAGTTCAAATTTAGCTTCAAAGAATGCTGAGCTTGATAGACTAAGCCAAGATGTATTTTTAGGCGAGGCAAAGCTTATCGAGGCAAAGGCTGGTTTTTTACCCCAAATAATGCTTTATGACACATATGGATTTTATAAAAATAATTACGATATCGATCTAGGCAGGCTTAGCTCTTACCGCTCATACGTGGATAAATACTTAAAAGAAGATACTCATGGTAATAAATTTGGTATCGCTTTTAAATGGAAAATTTTTGATTTTTTCGCCACTAGTAAGATGAGTCAGGCTCAAAAGATCGCGCTTGATGAGGCAAGGCTAAATTTGGAGTACAAAAAGCGTGAAAATGAGACAAAGCTTAAAAATTTGCAAAGTGAAATCGTGGTGCTTACTTCAAAAATCGCTTCACTAAATGAATATGTAAGAGCAAGCGATTTGGCATTAAAAGCTAGCTATGAAAAGTATAACTCTGGGCTTTTGGGATATAGCGATCTGCTTGAGGCACTCTCTCAAAAATTTGATGCCATTAGCCTTTTTGAGAGTGCAAAAGATGAGCTTGAGATTAAAAAAGCGGAGTTCTTTTTTGAAAATGGTGAGAGCATTTTAGAGAGGATTAGAGATTGAAAAAGCTGATAATTTTGATGATATTTGGTATTTTTTCATTTGCTAGTGAAGAAATTTTTGCTGACTTTGAAGTCTATGCCAAGCAAAGCTCAAAGCTTGCATTTGAGAGCAGTGGTAAAGTGGATAAAATTTTTGTAGATGTTTCAAGTCATGTTAAAAAGGGCGACGCTTTAGCTAGCCTTGATCAAAGCAGCTTAGAAATCGCTCTTAAAAAGGCAAAAAATGATCTTGAGCTGGCAAAAAATGCTAGTGAATTTGCAAAAAATACTTTAAGTAAATTTACTCAAGTAAGGGATGTCACTTCAAAGCAAGAGTTTGACGAGGTAAAGTATAAATTTGACGAAGCGATACTTCGGGTTCAAAGTGCACAAATCGCCATTTTAAATGCGCAAGATCGCCTTAAAAAAGCTGTTTTAAAAGCTCCATTTGATGGCGTTATCGCTAGTAAAAACATTGAGCTTGGAGAGGGTATTTCG
The genomic region above belongs to Campylobacter concisus and contains:
- the fliP gene encoding flagellar type III secretion system pore protein FliP (The bacterial flagellar biogenesis protein FliP forms a type III secretion system (T3SS)-type pore required for flagellar assembly.), with protein sequence MLALAVLLCTVFGADPALPTINLSLNSPTNAEQLVNSLNVLLILTALALAPSLIFMMTSFLRLVIVFSFLRQAMGTQQVPPSTVLISLAMVLTFFIMEPVGQKSYNDGIKPYIAEQIGYEEMLDKSLKPFKEFMVKNTREKDLALFFRIRNLQNPANIEEIPLSIAMSAFMISELKTSFEIAFLLYLPFLVIDMVVSSVLMAMGMMMLPPVMISLPFKLLIFVLVDGWNLLIGNLVKSFH
- a CDS encoding TolC family protein, encoding MKKFLFIFLPVFLLGSNLSVIANKATQNEISKIKELELKRANLSDEATLSSYMPSLSLEGSYGKNASTFPSVVAKESAGVLARIDFLLYDGGAREARLKMSQLLKNKAAIASDEAKNYLALKAVNLYFNAAALENIITAKQAQANFLKGVLDKLEKANVAGLAAKDELENVRAKYYLANSTQLEYKNKMEQILNEINLLTGEQILPVAGAKMADISSNLASKNAELDRLSQDVFLGEAKLIEAKAGFLPQIMLYDTYGFYKNNYDIDLGRLSSYRSYVDKYLKEDTHGNKFGIAFKWKIFDFFATSKMSQAQKIALDEARLNLEYKKRENETKLKNLQSEIVVLTSKIASLNEYVRASDLALKASYEKYNSGLLGYSDLLEALSQKFDAISLFESAKDELEIKKAEFFFENGESILERIRD
- a CDS encoding efflux RND transporter periplasmic adaptor subunit — protein: MKKLIILMIFGIFSFASEEIFADFEVYAKQSSKLAFESSGKVDKIFVDVSSHVKKGDALASLDQSSLEIALKKAKNDLELAKNASEFAKNTLSKFTQVRDVTSKQEFDEVKYKFDEAILRVQSAQIAILNAQDRLKKAVLKAPFDGVIASKNIELGEGISPLSPAFVLNSNEAKILIAIDEKYVDLVKIGDTFKFKLDATSNEKEVKIALIYPEIKRETRKFYAEAYDVGMKPGMFGQGKVIIGENK